From a region of the Triticum aestivum cultivar Chinese Spring chromosome 7D, IWGSC CS RefSeq v2.1, whole genome shotgun sequence genome:
- the LOC123163835 gene encoding uncharacterized protein isoform X2 produces the protein MEVPPEDRSQRDGCTVVESRELQSWESFEGSEGTTMFCQMIYRGIMKGPENFGDVGCWSPPLRRRLGLGPAADQPLLRRIHNLFLQLRRRIRNLFLQLRRRIHNHKQARIMTACTPIGSWDPKLHNGVNRHSTTPAHLRSSRHHGVDNVTTMS, from the exons ATGGAGGTGCCGCCGGAGGACCGATCCCAGCGGGATGGTTGTACGGTGGTGGAGTCCCGGGAGCTGCAGTCTTGGGAGAGTTTCGAGGGTTCAGAAGGAACGACGATGTTCTGTCAGATGATCTACCGTGGCATTATGAAAGGCCCGGAGAATTTTGGCGACGTCGGCTGCTGGAGTCCACCACTCAGGCGACGACTGGGTCTGGGACCGGCAGCAGACCAACCTCTACTACGACGAATTCACAATCTTTTTCTGCAGCTCAGGCGACGAATTCGCAATCTTTTTCTGCAGCTCAGGCGACGAATTCACAATCACAAACAAG CGCGAATTATGACAGCATGCACCCCCATAGGCAGCTGGGATCCCAAACTTCACAATGGAGTCAACAGGCACAGCACCACCCCAGCCCACCTCCGCAGCAGCAGACACCACGGCGTCGACAACG TGACAACCATGTCGTGA
- the LOC123163835 gene encoding glycine-rich cell wall structural protein 1 isoform X1: protein MPGGDEPVLGGWEAFAGAGRGFAGRVGMGRNGGAAGRAIGGGGGNGVGARGAAAVGAGVGGQFQFQVGGNGGGGGGAFVGAAAVRQFPVGGYGGGARAAAGGGAFVGAGGRQFPVGGYGGGARAAAGGGAFVGAGGRQFPAGGNGGGGRGAYGGAAGGPIPAGWLYGGGVPGAAVLGEFRGFRRNDDVLSDDLPWHYERPGEFWRRRLLESTTQATTGSGTGSRPTSTTTNSQSFSAAQATNSQSFSAAQATNSQSQTSANYDSMHPHRQLGSQTSQWSQQAQHHPSPPPQQQTPRRRQRSAHALPSLFSF from the exons ATGCCAGGAGGAGATGAGCCAGTGTTGGGAGGTTGGGAGGCGTTTGCAGGTGCAGGCAGAGGGTTCGCGGGTAGGGTAGGCATGGGACGGAACGGTGGTGCTGCTGGGCGAGCGATCGGAGGTGGGGGAGGGAATGGTGTTGGAGCCAGGGGAGCTGCAGCCGTGGGTGCAGGCGTAGGAGGACAGTTCCAGTTCCAAGTAGGAGGGAAcggtggcggaggcggaggagcGTTTGTAGGCGCAGCAGCCGTACGACAGTTCCCGGTGGGCGGGTACGGCGGCGGAGCTAGGGCAGCGGCAGGCGGAGGAGCGTTTGTAGGCGCGGGCGGACGACAATTCCCGGTGGGCGGGTACGGTGGCGGAGCTAGGGCAGCGGCAGGCGGAGGAGCTTTTGTAGGCGCGGGCGGACGACAGTTCCCGGCGGGAGGAAACGGTGGTGGAGGCAGGGGAGCGTATGGAGGTGCCGCCGGAGGACCGATCCCAGCGGGATGGTTGTACGGTGGTGGAGTCCCGGGAGCTGCAGTCTTGGGAGAGTTTCGAGGGTTCAGAAGGAACGACGATGTTCTGTCAGATGATCTACCGTGGCATTATGAAAGGCCCGGAGAATTTTGGCGACGTCGGCTGCTGGAGTCCACCACTCAGGCGACGACTGGGTCTGGGACCGGCAGCAGACCAACCTCTACTACGACGAATTCACAATCTTTTTCTGCAGCTCAGGCGACGAATTCGCAATCTTTTTCTGCAGCTCAGGCGACGAATTCACAATCACAAACAAG CGCGAATTATGACAGCATGCACCCCCATAGGCAGCTGGGATCCCAAACTTCACAATGGAGTCAACAGGCACAGCACCACCCCAGCCCACCTCCGCAGCAGCAGACACCACGGCGTCGACAACGGTCTGCTCATGCTCTGCCTTCTCTATTTTCTTTCTGA